From the Kogia breviceps isolate mKogBre1 chromosome 15, mKogBre1 haplotype 1, whole genome shotgun sequence genome, one window contains:
- the LOC131742693 gene encoding protein LDOC1-like, whose protein sequence is MDALAVVMQDLLTQNRALRRENKELMDQVRRLLCEKANLLAQVRPPACPVAFPETFKGDSARLPEFLIQAASYMRFFEARFSNDTLKVAFLISRLSGPAEEWVVPYIERESPILAHYEGFVDALKRAFGRNG, encoded by the coding sequence ATGGATGCGCTGGCGGTCGTGATGCAGGACCTCCTGACACAGAACCGTGCGCTGCGCAGGGAGAACAAAGAGCTCATGGACCAGGTGCGGCGGCTTCTGTGCGAGAAAGCCAACCTGCTGGCCCAGGTGCGCCCGCCCGCCTGCCCGGTGGCTTTCCCCGAGACGTTCAAAGGCGACTCCGCCCGGCTTCCCGAGTTTTTGATCCAAGCGGCCTCTTACATGAGGTTCTTTGAGGCCAGGTTCTCGAACGACACCCTCAAGGTGGCGTTTTTAATCAGCCGCCTCAGTGGGCCGGCCGAGGAGTGGGTTGTTCCCTACATCGAGAGGGAGAGCCCCATCCTGGCGCATTATGAGGGCTTCGTGGACGCGCTGAAGCGGGCCTTTGGCAGGAACGGGTAG
- the ZBTB14 gene encoding zinc finger and BTB domain-containing protein 14: MEFFISMSETIKYNDDDHKTLFLKTLNEQRLEGEFCDIAIVVEDVKFRAHRCVLAACSTYFKKLFKKLEVDSSSVIEIDFLRSDIFEEVLNYMYTAKISVKKEDVNLMMSSGQILGIRFLDKLCSQKRDVSSPDENNGQSKSKYCLKINRPIGDAADTQDDDVEEIGDQDDSPSDDTVEGTPPSQEDGKSPTTTLRVQEAILKELGSEEVRKVNCYGQEVESMETPESKDLGSQTPQALTFNDGMSEVKDEQTPGWTTAASDMKFEYLLYGHHREQIACQACGKTFSDEGRLRKHEKLHTADRPFVCEMCTKGFTTQAHLKEHLKIHTGYKPYSCEVCGKSFIRAPDLKKHERVHSNERPFACHMCDKAFKHKSHLKDHERRHRGEKPFVCGSCTKAFAKASDLKRHENNMHSERKQVTPSAMQSETEQLQAAAMAAEAEQQLETIACS; this comes from the exons ATG gAGTTTTTCATCAGTATGTCTGAAACCATTAAATACAATGACGATGATCATAAAACTCTGTTTCTGAAAACCCTAAACGAGCAGCGCCTGGAAGGAGAATTTTGCGATATCGCGATTGTGGTGGAGGATGTCAAGTTCAGGGCGCACAGGTGTGTCCTTGCTGCCTGCAGCACCTACTTTAAAAAGCTTTTCAAGAAGCTTGAGGTCGATAGCTCTTCAGTAATAGAAATAGATTTTCTCCGCTCTGATATATTTGAAGAGGTCCTGAATTACATGTACACGGCAAAGATTTCTGTGAAAAAAGAAGATGTTAACTTAATGATGTCATCGGGTCAGATTCTCGGTATCCGATTTTTGGATAAACTCTGTTCTCAGAAGCGGGATGTGTCCAGTCCCGACGAAAATAACGGCCAGTCCAAAAGCAAGTACTGCCTCAAGATCAATCGCCCCATTGGAGATGCTGCTGACACTCAGGATGATGACGTGGAGGAAATCGGAGACCAAGATGACAGTCCCTCGGATGACACGGTAGAAGGCACCCCCCCAAGTCAGGAGGACGGCAAGTCACCCACGACGACGCTCAGGGTCCAGGAAGCGATCCTGAAGGAGCTGGGGAGTGAGGAGGTGCGGAAAGTCAATTGCTATGGCCAGGAAGTCGAATCCATGGAGACCCCCGAGTCCAAGGATCTGGGATCCCAGACCCCTCAAGCCTTAACATTTAACGATGGGATGAGTGAAGTGAAGGATGAACAGACCCCAGGCTGGACCACAGCTGCCAGCGACATGAAGTTTGAGTACCTGCTGTACGGCCACCACCGGGAGCAGATCGCCTGCCAGGCCTGCGGGAAGACGTTTTCGGACGAAGGCAGGCTGAGAAAGCACGAGAAGCTGCACACGGCCGACCGGCCCTTTGTCTGCGAGATGTGTACCAAGGGCTTCACCACCCAGGCCCACCTGAAGGAGCACCTGAAGATCCACACAGGCTACAAGCCCTACAGCTGCGAGGTGTGCGGCAAGTCGTTCATCCGCGCCCCGGACTTGAAGAAGCACGAGCGGGTCCACAGCAACGAGCGGCCCTTCGCCTGCCACATGTGCGACAAGGCCTTCAAACACAAGTCCCACCTCAAGGACCACGAGCGCAGGCATCGGGGCGAGAAGCCCTTCGTGTGCGGTTCCTGCACCAAGGCCTTCGCCAAGGCGTCGGATCTGAAACGGCACGAGAACAATATGCACAGCGAGCGGAAGCAGGTCACCCCCAGCGCCATGCAGAGCGAGACGGAGCAGCTGCAGGCGGCGGCCATGGCCGCggaggccgagcagcagctggaGACCATCGCCTGCAGCTAG